Proteins from one Candidatus Sulfotelmatobacter sp. genomic window:
- a CDS encoding LuxR C-terminal-related transcriptional regulator — MRARINDRLARAARFPVALLVAPAGFGKSVALRDYLETSRVDAVRFDVGREVTTLEAFARGLSDALAAVAPGARASFPALQERLATEPQPARIAAAWFAEHLQRTVCTIVVDDFQHAAGPAVVALLVELVERTMGRISWIIATRSDAGLPVASWMGYGRMDVPVGEDDLRFTLEEAMASAEDGAAPAAPDVRALHALTDGWPIALGIALRMRLHAADLAGATSGTREMISRYLAEQVFAGLDRTQQRFLLDTSVYAALDDEVLVAYGADAAFLDELRRTVTFLTPVRAGVYRYHDLFRDFLERELRRAGAHAWHDAHLRAAQLLEARGDAAQALTLFASIGEAAGVLRVLERSGLALLEHGEADRLVSALAAVPDASRTERAAVLGLEAALEARRGRFDAAEPLFAAAIARAAEPERRLALVHRYAIELVRNGRDAIALLEAYANDCSVPVAARALLLGTLATAYVGARRLADAQTAIDAALVAGATLGGDVRARLWQQAAYVASFAGDVARTRDYGNRAVEAAVEHGLYEVAARACSALYTVAFEDDDPIATLAVLDRLGEYARKSASRSVQLYGLVAAYEVEIERGDEAAIAALDAALADVDAAPSGTRNEALLPAQAMRAAWEGDFARAYALLDGTVDAQTNDERRALRAAEVALYATAAGERDAGEAALGVWSDALERVRAPGRRAARSRVVAALTELLRGRTPAAQRRLAEAEAALAPQQHRLRALVQAGRAIALVQLGQAEAAAVGVALERLRAVHGGGFARLLAALPFPEVADQSGYTRLTPAEREILQLLARGASTKDVAAYTGRSPQTVDTHIRSICRKLRCSGRREAVAVATTAGWVRP, encoded by the coding sequence ATGCGCGCGCGCATCAACGACCGTCTCGCCCGTGCCGCCCGCTTCCCGGTCGCGCTGCTCGTCGCGCCGGCCGGCTTCGGCAAGAGCGTCGCCTTGCGCGACTACCTCGAGACCAGCCGCGTCGACGCCGTCCGTTTCGACGTCGGTCGCGAGGTGACGACCTTGGAGGCGTTCGCGCGCGGCTTGAGCGACGCGCTGGCCGCCGTCGCGCCGGGCGCGCGCGCCTCGTTCCCGGCCTTGCAGGAACGGCTCGCGACCGAGCCGCAGCCGGCGCGCATCGCCGCCGCGTGGTTCGCCGAGCACCTCCAGCGGACGGTGTGCACGATCGTCGTCGACGACTTCCAGCACGCCGCCGGCCCCGCGGTGGTCGCGCTGCTCGTCGAGCTGGTGGAACGGACGATGGGGCGGATCAGCTGGATCATCGCGACCCGCAGCGACGCGGGGCTGCCGGTCGCGTCGTGGATGGGCTACGGGCGGATGGACGTCCCGGTCGGTGAGGACGACCTGCGCTTCACGCTCGAGGAAGCGATGGCGAGCGCCGAGGACGGTGCCGCGCCGGCGGCGCCCGACGTGCGCGCGCTGCACGCGCTGACCGACGGCTGGCCGATCGCGCTCGGCATCGCGCTGCGCATGCGGCTGCACGCCGCCGACCTGGCGGGCGCGACCAGCGGTACGCGCGAGATGATCTCGCGGTACCTAGCCGAGCAGGTCTTCGCCGGCCTCGATCGCACGCAGCAGCGTTTCTTGCTCGACACCTCGGTGTACGCGGCGCTCGACGACGAGGTGCTCGTTGCCTACGGCGCCGACGCGGCGTTCCTCGACGAGCTGCGTCGCACGGTGACCTTCTTGACGCCGGTGCGCGCTGGCGTCTACCGCTATCACGACCTGTTCCGCGACTTTCTCGAACGCGAGCTGCGCCGCGCCGGCGCGCACGCCTGGCACGACGCGCACCTGCGCGCCGCGCAGCTGCTCGAAGCGCGCGGCGACGCGGCGCAGGCGCTGACGCTGTTCGCGTCGATCGGCGAGGCCGCCGGCGTGCTGCGCGTGCTCGAGCGCAGCGGCTTGGCGCTGCTCGAGCACGGCGAGGCCGACCGGCTCGTGAGCGCGCTCGCCGCGGTTCCCGACGCGTCGCGTACCGAGCGGGCCGCGGTGCTCGGTCTCGAGGCGGCGCTGGAAGCACGGCGTGGCCGATTCGACGCCGCCGAGCCGTTGTTCGCGGCGGCGATCGCTCGCGCCGCGGAGCCGGAACGCCGGCTCGCGCTCGTCCATCGCTACGCGATCGAGCTGGTGCGCAACGGCCGCGACGCGATCGCGCTGCTCGAAGCCTACGCGAACGACTGCAGCGTCCCGGTCGCGGCGCGCGCGCTGCTGCTGGGGACCTTGGCGACGGCGTACGTCGGCGCGCGCCGGCTGGCGGACGCGCAGACGGCGATCGACGCCGCGCTGGTCGCCGGCGCGACGCTCGGCGGCGACGTGCGGGCGCGGCTCTGGCAGCAGGCCGCCTACGTCGCCTCGTTCGCCGGCGACGTCGCGCGCACGCGCGACTACGGCAACCGCGCGGTCGAGGCGGCGGTCGAGCACGGTCTGTACGAGGTCGCGGCGCGCGCGTGCAGCGCGCTCTACACGGTCGCGTTCGAGGACGACGATCCGATCGCGACGCTGGCCGTGCTCGACCGGCTCGGCGAGTACGCGCGCAAGAGCGCGAGCCGGTCCGTGCAGCTCTACGGCCTGGTCGCCGCGTACGAGGTCGAGATCGAACGCGGCGACGAGGCCGCGATCGCCGCGCTCGACGCGGCCCTGGCCGACGTCGACGCGGCGCCGAGCGGGACGCGCAACGAGGCGCTGCTGCCCGCGCAGGCGATGCGTGCCGCGTGGGAGGGGGACTTCGCGCGCGCGTACGCGCTGCTGGACGGCACCGTGGACGCGCAGACGAACGACGAGCGCCGCGCGCTGCGCGCGGCCGAGGTCGCGCTCTACGCGACGGCGGCCGGCGAGCGCGACGCCGGCGAAGCGGCGCTCGGCGTATGGTCGGACGCGCTCGAACGCGTCCGCGCGCCCGGGCGGCGCGCCGCGCGCTCGCGCGTCGTCGCGGCGCTGACGGAACTCTTGCGCGGGCGCACGCCCGCGGCACAGCGCCGCCTCGCGGAGGCCGAGGCGGCCCTCGCACCCCAGCAGCACCGGCTGCGCGCGTTGGTGCAGGCGGGCCGGGCCATCGCGCTCGTGCAGCTCGGGCAAGCCGAAGCGGCCGCCGTCGGCGTGGCGCTCGAACGCTTGCGTGCGGTCCACGGCGGCGGCTTCGCGCGGCTGCTCGCCGCGCTGCCGTTCCCCGAGGTCGCCGACCAGTCGGGCTACACGCGCCTCACGCCCGCCGAACGCGAGATCCTGCAGCTGTTGGCGCGCGGCGCGAGCACCAAGGACGTCGCGGCCTACACCGGCCGCAGCCCGCAGACGGTCGACACCCACATCCGCTCGATCTGCCGCAAGCTCCGGTGCAGCGGCCGCCGCGAAGCGGTCGCGGTGGCGACGACCGCCGGCTGGGTGCGGCCCTAG
- a CDS encoding S53 family peptidase → MHRLAPAALIVAFTLASCSGAHSGGTYMPGPATASGTGPTTTATTRGTRTTRALAQAAAPAGWATTGTQVLSLLGGSDLGVLSGTQTLTIRVGLQLQNPSALQAAARSGQILSPSQVAADGPTASQVSQVTAYLQSKGFTNVSVEPNNLIVSANATAAQASAAFDTTLHRFSVDGATVFANTTPAYVPQALGSIVVAVLGLNDVQMFKTPQHVGSAHAAPAGTLAAASSTPTPQPESPCSLGSVEIVGLPSPEPEPSPVAADAGCARNYTPSDFWRAYDANVTPAASNVLVAIMAEGNVQQSVEDFQTNEQGDGLVHVPVVVKPVGLASTDTSGDDEWTLDLTASTGMARAVKGVYLYDTTSLTDSDIALEYNRWVTDDLTKIGNSSFGGCEFGPYLDGSMLLDDEILLEGAAQGQTMFASTGDTGAFCSVGTPNGVPAGAPLVEYPAASPYTVAVGGTTLLTQVAGNYQGEAAWYSGGGGLSQFEYSPYWEASAQPVASAGAVSMRGLPDVAMDADLQTGMVLYLSDEGGWTVIGGTSLASPLAAGTWARMLQQKRSLGFAAPVLYEAWSVATNGVSLVGPPPTTPRGGFHDILTGANGAYTAAPGYDYTSGLGSVDVDAMSAALGT, encoded by the coding sequence ATGCATCGACTCGCGCCGGCGGCGCTGATCGTCGCCTTCACTCTCGCCTCGTGCTCCGGCGCCCATTCCGGCGGCACGTACATGCCCGGGCCCGCAACCGCGTCGGGCACCGGCCCAACCACCACCGCCACCACTCGCGGCACGCGCACGACGCGCGCGCTCGCCCAAGCAGCCGCACCGGCCGGCTGGGCCACCACCGGGACGCAAGTCCTCAGCCTGCTCGGCGGCAGTGATCTGGGCGTGCTCAGCGGCACGCAGACCCTGACGATCCGGGTCGGCCTGCAGCTGCAGAATCCGAGCGCGCTGCAAGCCGCCGCGCGCAGCGGGCAGATCCTCTCGCCGAGCCAGGTCGCCGCCGACGGCCCGACCGCCAGCCAGGTCTCGCAAGTCACCGCGTATTTGCAGAGCAAGGGCTTCACCAACGTTTCGGTCGAGCCGAACAACCTGATCGTCAGCGCGAACGCGACCGCGGCGCAAGCCAGCGCGGCGTTCGACACGACGCTGCACCGCTTCTCCGTCGACGGCGCCACGGTGTTCGCGAACACGACGCCGGCCTACGTGCCGCAGGCGCTGGGCTCGATCGTCGTCGCGGTGCTCGGCCTGAACGACGTGCAGATGTTCAAGACGCCGCAGCACGTCGGTTCGGCGCACGCGGCGCCGGCCGGCACGCTCGCGGCGGCAAGCTCGACGCCGACGCCGCAGCCGGAATCGCCGTGTTCGCTCGGCAGCGTCGAGATCGTCGGCCTGCCCTCGCCCGAGCCGGAACCCTCACCGGTCGCCGCCGACGCCGGATGCGCGCGCAACTACACGCCGTCGGACTTCTGGCGCGCGTACGACGCGAACGTGACGCCCGCCGCGAGCAACGTCTTGGTCGCGATCATGGCCGAAGGCAACGTGCAGCAGTCGGTCGAGGACTTCCAGACCAACGAACAAGGTGACGGGCTCGTGCACGTGCCGGTGGTGGTGAAGCCGGTCGGCCTGGCCAGCACCGACACCAGCGGCGACGACGAGTGGACGCTCGACCTGACCGCGTCGACCGGGATGGCGCGCGCGGTCAAAGGCGTCTACCTCTACGACACGACCTCGCTGACCGACTCGGACATCGCGCTCGAGTACAACCGCTGGGTGACCGACGATCTCACCAAGATCGGCAACTCGTCCTTCGGCGGCTGCGAGTTCGGCCCGTACCTGGACGGCTCGATGCTGCTCGACGACGAGATCCTGCTCGAAGGCGCGGCGCAAGGCCAGACCATGTTCGCCTCGACCGGCGACACCGGCGCGTTCTGCTCGGTCGGCACGCCCAACGGCGTCCCCGCCGGTGCGCCGCTGGTCGAGTACCCGGCCGCGTCGCCGTACACGGTCGCGGTCGGCGGCACGACGCTGCTCACGCAGGTCGCCGGCAACTATCAAGGCGAGGCGGCGTGGTACTCCGGCGGCGGCGGGCTCAGCCAGTTCGAGTACTCGCCGTACTGGGAAGCATCGGCGCAGCCGGTCGCCTCCGCCGGCGCGGTGAGCATGCGCGGCCTGCCCGACGTCGCGATGGACGCCGACCTGCAGACCGGAATGGTGCTCTACCTCAGCGACGAGGGCGGCTGGACGGTCATCGGCGGGACGAGCCTCGCTTCACCGCTCGCCGCCGGCACGTGGGCCCGCATGCTGCAGCAGAAGCGCAGCCTGGGCTTCGCCGCACCGGTCCTCTACGAGGCGTGGTCCGTCGCGACCAACGGCGTCTCGCTGGTCGGTCCGCCGCCGACCACCCCGCGCGGCGGTTTCCACGACATCCTCACCGGCGCGAACGGCGCCTACACCGCGGCTCCGGGCTACGACTACACGAGCGGCCTGGGGAGCGTCGACGTGGACGCGATGAGCGCGGCGCTCGGGACCTGA
- a CDS encoding DHA2 family efflux MFS transporter permease subunit, translating to MASSASALPRSGGSATARTGNAGPAGSSVVETGSRRMLVVIGVMLAALLQTLDSTITNVALPNIQGNLGASTDEGTWVINGYIIAVVIVIPMIPWLQTTFGRKRYFLACIAGFTAASFACGISTSIDELIVFRIVQGVFGAGLLATAQTILRDTFPPEQLGVSQGIFALGAIMGPALGPPLGGVLVDNLNWNWVFDINVVPGVASFLILLAVLRDPASAKRQPIDLPGLIFLVIGIGCLQYVLSEGERYDWFSDQNNLIDGVLAAIFITLLVWRELTTRNPLVDLRVFRHRAVSAGFVCALVIGGLIFGSTYTIPQFVQGSLDFTATLSGLLIFVRAIPIGIATPWVARNVGKYDARAFIGVGFVFMGLGNALQAFVTAPNAVFSSFVVPLALTGVGAACLFVPLSTAVLGGAPQQDSAKAAAYVNLGTQLGGSIAIALLSTILDRRIAFHLSVFAGNVTLNAPVLQLHPQLARMPQELYGLVFSQALIAAYEDISLVLASLAIVAIPVAFLMPRPRKGTAPAHVEA from the coding sequence ATGGCGTCATCGGCGTCGGCGCTCCCGCGTTCCGGCGGGTCCGCGACCGCGCGGACGGGCAACGCCGGGCCGGCCGGGAGCTCGGTCGTCGAGACCGGCTCGCGGCGCATGCTGGTCGTCATCGGCGTGATGCTGGCGGCGCTGCTGCAGACGCTCGACTCGACGATCACCAACGTCGCGCTGCCGAACATCCAGGGCAACCTGGGGGCCAGCACCGACGAAGGCACGTGGGTCATCAACGGCTACATCATCGCGGTCGTCATCGTCATCCCGATGATCCCGTGGCTGCAGACGACCTTCGGACGCAAGCGCTACTTCCTGGCCTGCATCGCCGGCTTTACCGCGGCGTCGTTCGCGTGCGGCATCTCGACCTCGATCGACGAGCTGATCGTCTTCCGCATCGTGCAGGGCGTGTTCGGCGCGGGGCTGCTGGCGACGGCGCAGACGATCCTGCGCGACACGTTTCCGCCCGAGCAGCTCGGGGTGAGCCAAGGCATCTTCGCGCTGGGCGCGATCATGGGACCGGCGCTCGGGCCGCCGCTGGGCGGCGTGCTGGTCGACAACCTCAACTGGAACTGGGTCTTCGACATCAACGTCGTGCCCGGCGTCGCCTCGTTCCTGATCCTGCTCGCCGTCTTGCGCGATCCGGCGTCGGCGAAACGCCAACCGATCGACCTGCCGGGGCTGATCTTCCTGGTGATCGGTATCGGCTGTCTGCAGTACGTGCTCAGCGAAGGCGAACGCTACGACTGGTTCTCCGATCAGAACAACCTGATCGACGGCGTGCTGGCGGCGATCTTCATCACGCTCTTGGTCTGGCGCGAGCTGACCACCCGCAACCCGCTGGTCGACCTGCGCGTCTTTCGCCATCGCGCGGTCAGCGCCGGTTTCGTGTGCGCGCTGGTCATCGGCGGGCTCATCTTCGGCTCGACCTACACGATCCCGCAGTTCGTGCAAGGCTCGCTCGACTTCACCGCCACCCTCAGCGGCCTGTTGATCTTCGTGCGCGCGATCCCGATCGGCATCGCGACGCCGTGGGTGGCGCGCAACGTCGGCAAGTACGACGCGCGCGCGTTCATCGGCGTCGGCTTCGTGTTCATGGGGTTGGGCAACGCCCTGCAGGCGTTCGTGACCGCGCCGAACGCGGTGTTCTCCAGCTTCGTCGTCCCGCTGGCGCTGACGGGCGTGGGCGCGGCATGCCTGTTCGTGCCGCTCTCGACCGCGGTCCTCGGCGGCGCGCCGCAGCAAGACAGCGCCAAGGCCGCCGCGTACGTCAACCTGGGCACGCAGCTGGGCGGCTCGATCGCCATCGCCCTCCTCTCGACGATCCTCGACCGCCGCATCGCCTTCCATCTCTCGGTGTTCGCGGGCAACGTGACGCTCAACGCACCGGTGCTGCAGCTGCACCCGCAGCTCGCACGGATGCCGCAAGAACTGTACGGCCTGGTCTTCAGTCAGGCGCTGATCGCCGCCTACGAAGACATCTCGCTCGTGCTGGCCTCACTGGCCATCGTGGCGATTCCGGTCGCGTTCCTCATGCCGCGCCCGCGCAAGGGCACCGCACCAGCGCACGTCGAGGCCTGA
- a CDS encoding P1 family peptidase: protein MLSSLDRAVPGTITDVAGLAVGHWTAPARSTGCTVVCCGPDGAVAACDVRGGAPGTRETDVLGPFGAVERAHAILLSGGSAFGLDAAGGVVRWLEEHGIGYATPYARVPIVPAAILYDLGVGDPAIRPDAAAGYAACAAASGEPPAEGNVGAGAGATVGKLFGLERAMKGGIGTASVRVGGVTVGALVAVNAIGDVFDGPTPLAGLRTPDGRALAGSVAALLAGQRPTRARPATATTIGVVATDVALDKLQTHLLARVAHDGLPRAIAPVHTGLDGDALFALATGTNPAAADATVLGAMAAEAVRAAIVRAIRAARGIPGFPSAADLARAASTA, encoded by the coding sequence ATGCTCTCTTCACTCGACCGCGCGGTTCCCGGCACGATCACCGACGTGGCCGGGCTTGCCGTCGGGCACTGGACCGCGCCGGCTCGTTCGACCGGCTGTACGGTGGTTTGTTGCGGCCCCGACGGCGCCGTCGCGGCGTGCGACGTGCGCGGCGGCGCGCCGGGCACGCGTGAGACCGACGTGCTGGGGCCGTTCGGCGCGGTCGAGCGCGCGCACGCGATCCTGCTCAGCGGCGGCAGCGCGTTCGGCCTCGACGCCGCCGGCGGCGTCGTCCGGTGGCTCGAAGAGCACGGGATCGGCTACGCGACCCCGTATGCGCGCGTCCCGATCGTGCCGGCCGCCATCCTCTACGATCTGGGCGTGGGCGATCCGGCGATCCGCCCCGACGCGGCCGCCGGCTACGCGGCGTGTGCCGCGGCGTCGGGCGAACCGCCGGCCGAAGGCAACGTCGGCGCCGGCGCCGGGGCGACGGTCGGCAAGCTGTTCGGCCTGGAGCGCGCGATGAAAGGCGGCATCGGCACCGCGTCGGTCCGCGTCGGCGGGGTGACGGTCGGCGCGCTGGTCGCGGTCAACGCGATCGGCGACGTCTTCGACGGCCCGACGCCGCTCGCGGGGCTGCGCACGCCCGACGGGCGCGCGCTGGCCGGTTCGGTCGCGGCGCTGCTGGCCGGTCAGCGGCCGACGCGCGCGCGCCCGGCGACCGCGACGACGATCGGGGTCGTCGCCACCGACGTCGCGCTGGACAAGCTGCAAACGCACCTGTTGGCGCGCGTCGCGCACGACGGGTTGCCGCGCGCGATCGCTCCGGTGCACACCGGTCTCGACGGCGACGCGCTCTTCGCCCTGGCCACCGGAACGAATCCGGCGGCGGCCGACGCGACCGTGCTCGGCGCGATGGCGGCGGAAGCGGTGCGCGCCGCGATCGTACGCGCGATCCGCGCGGCGCGCGGCATTCCCGGCTTCCCGTCGGCCGCCGACCTTGCGCGCGCGGCGTCCACGGCGTGA
- a CDS encoding Crp/Fnr family transcriptional regulator yields the protein MIDETKPFDSKAFLAAVGDGRAIRSYKKGRVVFAQGETADSVFYVQRGKVKLGIVSPRGKEAIIAVLNSGSFFGEGCLAGQPLRMATAMAMTDCSLVQVQRATMVRVLHDEPEFSETFIAHLLTRNIRIEEDLVDQLFNSSEKRLARILLLLANFGKDGHPEEVIPQISQETLPEMIGTTRSRVSFFLNKFRKLGFIEYNGGMHVHTSLLNVILHD from the coding sequence ATGATCGACGAAACCAAGCCGTTCGACTCGAAGGCATTTCTGGCCGCGGTCGGCGACGGACGAGCGATACGCTCGTACAAGAAGGGCCGCGTCGTCTTCGCGCAGGGCGAGACGGCGGACTCGGTCTTCTACGTCCAGCGCGGCAAAGTCAAGCTCGGGATCGTCTCACCGCGCGGCAAAGAGGCGATCATCGCGGTCTTGAACAGCGGCTCGTTCTTCGGCGAGGGGTGCCTGGCCGGCCAGCCGCTTCGCATGGCCACCGCGATGGCGATGACCGACTGTTCGCTGGTGCAGGTGCAGCGCGCCACGATGGTCCGCGTCCTCCACGACGAGCCGGAGTTCTCCGAGACGTTCATCGCCCATCTCCTCACCCGCAACATCCGCATCGAAGAAGACCTCGTCGACCAGCTCTTCAATTCCAGCGAGAAGCGGCTCGCGCGGATCTTGCTGCTGCTCGCGAACTTCGGGAAAGACGGCCACCCCGAGGAAGTCATTCCGCAGATCAGCCAGGAAACGCTGCCCGAGATGATCGGAACGACGCGCTCGCGGGTGAGCTTTTTCCTGAACAAGTTTCGCAAGCTCGGGTTCATTGAGTACAACGGCGGCATGCACGTGCATACCTCGCTGTTGAACGTCATTCTGCACGACTGA
- a CDS encoding copper amine oxidase N-terminal domain-containing protein → MHAWLSRLTVTLVALLFCGSAASAQTTAPAESDFGHAPSGEIPILYNDHTVYAKPDVLKRGRVLAALVQDNRLFVPLRSMFEAMGATVSASADGLTVTAQKPGAMISVTVGKNEVVVNGESRPLDVAPIVYHGIVLVPVRVISEAMGAYVQWVPGQRVVVVRYLPTPVAPPPAPVPTAVPVASPPPTPIPSPVPTPITAPSPYGGFIEAAVSDTQTFNEFSDGLRCPQSYDVAAAYAFGPRSPFAVKVDYHQDVYGTTSSVVDAYGNHYTGFATIDGGYAFTPEFVARQSTLDGRIEYQVAAPRIYVGIGYLHTANNYGYPQLNGVGFGVEKLPELRTGVSFFGSAFYYPSATGTYTISNPASPNVGISYRQQYAITKYDVGLALVANHFPVYLYGGFSGDEYRARAYAPINQLHDGPYAGLGVKL, encoded by the coding sequence ATGCATGCATGGCTCAGCCGGCTTACCGTCACGCTCGTCGCGCTCCTGTTCTGTGGTTCCGCGGCGTCTGCGCAAACGACGGCTCCGGCCGAGAGTGACTTCGGACACGCGCCCTCGGGCGAGATCCCGATTCTCTACAACGACCACACGGTGTACGCCAAGCCGGACGTGCTCAAACGCGGTCGCGTCTTGGCAGCGCTGGTCCAGGACAATCGGCTGTTCGTGCCGCTGCGCAGCATGTTCGAAGCGATGGGCGCCACCGTCAGCGCCTCAGCCGACGGCCTGACCGTCACCGCCCAAAAGCCCGGCGCGATGATCTCGGTCACCGTCGGCAAAAACGAGGTCGTCGTCAACGGTGAGTCGCGGCCGCTCGACGTCGCGCCGATCGTGTACCACGGCATCGTGCTGGTCCCCGTGCGCGTGATCTCCGAAGCGATGGGCGCGTACGTCCAATGGGTGCCGGGTCAGCGCGTCGTCGTCGTGCGGTATCTGCCGACGCCGGTCGCGCCGCCGCCCGCGCCGGTGCCGACCGCGGTGCCGGTGGCCTCGCCGCCGCCGACCCCGATCCCCAGCCCGGTGCCGACCCCGATCACGGCCCCCTCACCGTACGGCGGTTTCATCGAAGCCGCGGTCTCGGACACGCAGACCTTCAACGAGTTCTCCGACGGACTGCGCTGCCCGCAGTCCTACGACGTCGCCGCGGCGTACGCGTTCGGGCCGCGCTCGCCGTTCGCGGTCAAGGTCGACTATCACCAGGACGTCTACGGCACGACCAGCAGCGTCGTCGACGCGTACGGCAACCACTACACCGGCTTCGCGACGATCGACGGCGGCTACGCCTTCACCCCCGAGTTCGTCGCTCGACAGAGCACACTCGACGGCCGCATCGAATACCAGGTCGCCGCGCCGCGCATCTACGTCGGCATCGGGTATCTCCACACCGCGAACAACTACGGCTACCCGCAGCTCAACGGCGTCGGCTTCGGCGTTGAGAAACTGCCCGAGCTGCGAACCGGCGTGAGCTTCTTCGGTTCCGCGTTCTACTATCCCAGCGCCACCGGGACGTACACGATCAGCAACCCGGCCAGTCCGAACGTGGGCATCTCGTACCGTCAGCAGTACGCGATCACCAAGTACGACGTCGGGTTGGCGCTCGTCGCCAACCACTTCCCCGTGTACCTGTACGGCGGTTTCAGCGGCGACGAATACCGCGCGCGGGCGTACGCTCCGATCAACCAACTGCACGATGGTCCGTATGCCGGCCTCGGCGTGAAGCTCTAA
- a CDS encoding ice-binding family protein, with amino-acid sequence MRTNRRLSLSISLVVIGFLAVVAGCSGGGSNCCTAPPFHATPTPGPGATPLPPGVTPSPTPLPGATPTHTPTPTPTPTPTPTPTPAPPALSCSQGAGSIPLGPALAPFAILAGSTVTNVGLTNVTYATGAVTAGVNDDLIGVSPGTAITGFYPPGTDTDGPNAIYGAGYNADAAVPLNAQTALIAAYNAVAAKPATATVAGDLSQANVPGYPTGTLPPGVYKSTSTLSIAAGNLTLDALGNAQAVFVFQMASTLTTTLNGGTSGNVVLENGASPCNIYWQVGSSATLGGATFYGNVLAVTAVTINAPTFGGRALAQGAAVSIPVAGGSIITNPGGN; translated from the coding sequence ATGCGCACGAACCGACGCCTCTCGCTCTCGATCAGTCTCGTCGTGATCGGATTCCTCGCGGTCGTGGCCGGATGCAGCGGGGGCGGCTCGAACTGTTGCACCGCGCCGCCGTTCCACGCCACGCCGACCCCCGGCCCGGGGGCGACACCGCTGCCTCCCGGCGTGACGCCTTCGCCGACGCCGCTGCCCGGCGCGACACCGACGCACACGCCGACGCCGACGCCGACGCCCACACCCACACCGACGCCCACGCCCGCGCCCCCGGCGCTCTCGTGCAGCCAAGGAGCCGGCTCCATTCCGCTCGGACCGGCACTCGCGCCGTTCGCGATCCTGGCCGGCTCGACGGTTACCAACGTTGGGCTCACCAACGTAACGTACGCGACCGGTGCCGTCACCGCCGGCGTCAACGACGATCTCATCGGCGTCTCGCCGGGGACCGCGATCACCGGCTTCTATCCGCCCGGCACCGATACCGACGGACCGAACGCGATCTACGGGGCCGGATACAACGCCGACGCGGCCGTCCCGCTGAACGCGCAGACCGCGCTGATCGCGGCCTACAACGCGGTCGCCGCCAAGCCGGCCACCGCGACCGTCGCCGGCGATCTCTCGCAGGCCAACGTCCCGGGTTATCCGACCGGCACGCTGCCGCCGGGCGTCTACAAGTCGACCTCGACGCTCTCGATCGCCGCCGGCAACCTCACCCTCGACGCGCTCGGCAACGCGCAGGCGGTGTTCGTCTTCCAGATGGCCTCGACGCTGACGACGACGCTCAACGGCGGGACCAGCGGCAACGTCGTCCTCGAGAACGGCGCCAGCCCGTGCAACATCTACTGGCAGGTCGGCAGCTCGGCCACGCTCGGCGGCGCAACCTTCTACGGCAACGTGCTGGCGGTCACCGCGGTCACCATCAACGCGCCCACGTTCGGCGGCCGCGCGCTGGCCCAAGGCGCCGCGGTCAGCATCCCCGTCGCCGGCGGCTCGATCATCACCAACCCCGGCGGTAACTGA